CCGATCGTGGCGAAGTTGACGACCGCGCCCGGCAACGGCGCGCCGCTGGGCGGGCTGAAGGTCGTGACAGCGAACGCCTGGTTCGCCGCCCGGCCGTCGGGGACCGAGGACGTCTACAAGATCTACGCCGAGTCGTTCCTGGGGGCGGAGCATCTGGCCAAGGTGCAGGCGGTGGCGCGGGAGCTGGTCAACGGCGTCATCGGATAGGCGCCGAGCGTCACATGCGTCACACCAGTACCTCCAGGGAAGTGGTGCGTCCGCAGCGAACTGGATATCGCGGGTGATATCACCCCTTGCTCACCAGCGACTTTGAACGCGTGTGGCCGGTGGTGTAGCTTCGATGAGCACGACATCTTGGGGCTATGGCGCAGCTGGTAGCGCACCACACTGGCAGTGTGGGGGTCAGGGGTTCGAGTCCCCTTAGCTCCACTCATTTGGACATGGACCGTTTGTTGCGCAGCTGACAGTCATCGGAAGAAGCCGAGCGGGTCAGCGCCGCGCCAGCCAGTCGGCCAGCCGCATAGTGCCAAGTTCGGCGTCATCGTCAGTGACGAGCGTTGTTTCGTCTATGTGCAGCCCGGAGTACGTCGCCGACGGGTCTTCAACGACGTCGAGTGTGCGGCTCTGATGGAACAGGACCGCGCGGACCATGTCGGCGAATGACATCTTCTGCGGGCCGCCGATGTTGTGGATGGCGTTGAGCGATTTGCCGGTCGCGATGCGTGCCAGGATCGCCGTGACCTCGGCGGAGTCAATGGGCTGTATCAGAGCCACCGGGGCGCGAACCTCGTCGGCGACCGTGAGCGAGTCGGTGATGGGTTCGGCTAGTTCGTGGAACTGCGTGGCCCGCAGGACTGTCCAGGGAAGTCCCGAGGATGCGGCCGCCGTCTCCTGGGCAATCTTGCCGCGCATGTACCCGGCGTCGGCGGCCAACACGTCCGCACCGACGATCGACAGGACGACGTAATGTCCGACGCCGGCCTTGGCGGCGGCGGCGGACAGGTTGGCCGAAGTCTGCGTGAAGAACGCTTCGGAGGAGTCTTCGGGGGTGGCGGAGTTGATCACGTCGATGACGACGTCGGCGCCGACGAGAGCATTGTCGAGGCCTTCGCCGGTGAGGACGTCGGTGCCGGAGGCGCGGGTCGCTTCGGTGACTTCGTGGCCGGCCTTGCTGAGCAGGGGGACGAGTTGGCGCCCGATCAGTCCGGTGGCGCCGATGACCGTGATCTTCTTTGTTGGCTCACTCATTGCCGTTCTGTGCTTCTTTCGAGTAGCTGCGGTCGAATAGTCTGGCGGAGAGGTTCTTTGGTGACCGGCGTTCAATGCATGGCCGGTCCGGTCTTAATGGGAGCGTAGTGGCCGGTGGTGGTCACGCGGCCCGCGCCGGCGAAAAACGCGATCGTGCGGCGACATCGCCGGGACCGTATGAAGCTGGCCGTCGTGTCGGCGGCGGCGAGAATCCAGAGTTCGGTGTCGGTCCACTGCGCAGGGAGTGGTCGTCGGGCCAGTCGAGTATTCGTCCTCCGTATCCCGGCCGGCTCACCTCATCGATGTGGCCACCAGCTCTTCTCACGCAACAGCGTGGCGATGGCAGGGACAGTGACGGTTCGGACGACGAAGGTATCCAGCAGAAGCCCGCATCCGATGATGAACCCCGCTTGGATCATCATGCCGACTGATCCGATCATCAAGCCGAACATGCTGGCGGCGAAGATGATTCCTGCCGAGGTGATGACGGACCCGGTGTTGGCGACGGTGCGTAGGACGCCGACGCGCATGTTGCTGGTGGATTCTTCACGGAGTCGGGATACCAGCAGCATGTTGTAGTCGGCGCCGACGGCGACCAGCAGGATAAAGGCCAAAAGCGGTACCGGCCAGGCGATGTCGTGACCAAGCCCGTACTGGAACACGAGAACTCCCAATCCCAGGGCGGCAAAATAGTTCAACACGACGGTGCCCAGCAGGTAGAGCGGGGCGACCAGAGCACGCAACAGCAGAATCAAGACGATCCCGACGACCAGCAGGGTAGCGGTGGCCAGGCGGTTGAAGTCGTTGGACAGCAGATGTTGCAGGTCGGAGTTCACGGCGGGAAAGCCGACCATGGAGATCACAGTGTTCGCCAGCGACGTGTTGGGTCTGGCGGCGTTGGCCGTGTCCACGATGGTGCGGTTCAAGGCCATGGCGTCGGCAGAGTAGGGATCGAAGGAGGAGGCGATGGCGAACCGGGCCGTGCGCCCGTCCGGGGACACGAATTGGCGTGCTAGATCTCCGAATCGACGATCGCCGAGTGCATCAGGCGGCAGGTAGAAGCCAGCAGCGGAGTCTGATCCGGAGGTGGCACGTGCGGAGTTCTGCAGCTGGGTGGCGATCTTGCTCATGCCGCCGAGCAGTTGAATGTTGCTGTCGGCCAGGGTGCGAACTCCGGTTGCCAGTGCCTGCGCGCCTGCGGCGAGACGGCTGACGCCGTCTTGGAGGCGGTGGACGTTGCCGACGAGGTCCGCGGGGTTCCCTGCGGCGCCGAGGGTTTGTTGCATGGTGGTGGCGGCACTGTGGATGCCGGTGAGTGTGCTGGCCAGGGATGCGTTCTGGCTGAATTGGTCGCTCAGGCTGGCGATCTGATCGAAGAATCCGCCGTTGCGCAGCGTGACGAGTACCCGGGTTTCGTCGCGCAGTTGCGTGCATTCGGGGGTAGTGGCACACCACGGCGAGGCGTCGAGGCTCTGGACCAGGGGCTCGATGACCGCGATAGCGGTCGCGGCTCGTTCGGCCAGTGTCCGTAGTCCCGCGCCGCTGCGCACGGCTTGATCGAGACTCGGCGCGGTGGCGTCGAGTTGTTGCAGCAGCGGACGGGCGTTCTGCAACTGCTGGCCGGCGTTTTGGGCTTGGCTGAGCAGGCCGGTCAGCGGAGCCAGTGCGCGCCGCAGTGTGGTGTCGAGTTGGCCGAGGCCGGCAGCGAGTTGGTCGGCTCCATTGGTGAGCTTGGCAAGGTCGTCTCGGTGGGCTTGTCCGTCGGCGACCGCGCCAGCCATTCTGTCGCCGATTTGTCCGTTCTGCCATGACAATTGCGCTTCATCGAGCCGCTTTCCGGTGGGGCGGGTGACTCCGGAAACCCGCTTCACCCCGGGGAGCTGCGCGACCCGTGACGCTAGTTCGTCCAGGTCGGCCAGGCCCTTTGCGGTGCGCATGTCGGTGCTGGATCGCACCAGCAGGAATTCGTTGAGGACGGTGTCCTTGGGGAAGTGTCGGTCTAGCAGCTGGTAACCCAGATTGCTACCCGTGTTTGCGGGTTGGCCCGCCCGGTCGTCATAGGTGATCCGCATCCCGGCCACGACGCCGGCCAGAGCCAGGAGCACGACCAGGCTGGCGGCCAGCAGTCGCCCCGGTCGCCGAACTACCACGACGGCAACACGGTTCCAGTACCGGCGGGAGAGGTCGGCGCGGGGCTCGGCGATGCCCCGCTTGGCGGCGAGCGCCAAGACCGGCGGGAGCAGCGTCACGGTGGCGAGAAAACCGATCAGCACGGCAACAGCGCACGCGGGGCCGACGCCCTTGAACACACTGAGACGGGCGAAAACCATTGCGGCGAAAGCCAACGCGACGGTGGCAGCCGAGGCAAGGATGACGCGCCCAATGCTGCCGCACGCATGGGTGATCGCCTGTTCTGGATCGACGTTTTGTCGTCGTTGTTCGTGGTAGCGGCTGATGAAGAACACGGTGTAGTCGGTCCCGGCGCCCAACAGGATGGCAACCAGGAAGGTGATGGTGAATTGTGAGACAGGCACACCGAATTGAGCGAGCGCCGACAGGACACCGCGGGCGACGGCCACGCTGACGCCAATGACCAGCAGCGGTAGCAGTGCGGTGAACATCGATCGGTAGACCAGAAGCAAAATCAGCGCGATGAGAACGGCGGTGACAACCGAGACGATCAGCGCATCGTGCTCGCCGGCCGCGATCTGATCATGAAAGGTCGCGGCGGGTCCGGTCACATGCGCGGTAGTCGCAGACCCGGCGAATACCGAGGCGACGGTCGCGCGCACCGCATCAACCGACGCGGCTGATTTGGGGTCACCGAGTGTGCCCGCGATCCCGACCGGAAGGAACCAGGCTTTTCCGTCTGTGCTCACCACACCGGTCCGGGTGATCGGGTCGGCTAGGAGATCCTGTACCAGCAGCACGTGCGCGCGGTCGGCGCGCAGCTTGGAAACAACCGTGTCATAGCGCTGCCGCGCCGACGGGGTCAAACCGGCCGGGTCTTCCATTGCGACGACGACCGTGGTCTTGGCGCCCCGCTCGTTGAATGCCGCCGCCATGTCATCGACTGCGCGAAATGACGCGACGTCATTGGGGAGCAGCTGTATCGACTGTTGACGCACGACGGTCTCCAACTGCGGGAAGACCACGGCCAGGATCACCGCCACGCCGATCCACGCGCCGATCACCAGAGTCTTGTGCCGCACGGCGAATGCACCGAGCGCCGCCAGGCGAGTGCTGTATTCACCGGTGGATTCACGCGACGGGCTCCCGCCAGTCGGGCAACTTCGCGGTGACTCAAGGGTTTCCGTCGTGGCGCCGTCCGAATCCATCACAACAAACCACCGGCGATCGACAACCAGATCGCTCCGATCGTCAGACAGATCGCCGCCATCGCCGCGGACCTACCACCGGACGGAAACCGAGGAGCCAACGTGTTCGGGCTATAAGAAATGTCCGCTGCGAAAAAGAATCTGAGCAGCCGAACTTCAACCTGTGCCGTCGGTGTTTCACCTGGCGGAAACGCCCGCAACGCTGCCGGATGTCTGAGCGTCTGGTCATCGCGTGTCACTTGTCGACTCCTCCCCTAGTGGTGAAGCTCTTCACCAAAGTCGTTGGTGATATCCTTCACCAAACCGACGCGGCAACGCAAGCCGTGTCGGCGGAGTTGAAGGAGTGTTCACACTTCGATGGCCATGCATCGCGGCCGAACCGCAGATCAACGGCGTGAAGATCGCCGCCGTCAACTGATGGAGGCGGTCCTCGACGCCATTGCCGAACACGGTGTGGGCAACCTACGGGTACGCGCCATCAGCGCACGTGCACGACTCAACGACCGCTACTTCTACGAAAGCTTTCCCGACTGCCAGGCGTTACTGCTCGCCACTTTCGATGACCAATTCCACCGCGCACTGACGGGAATCATGGCGACGGTCGCCGACTCGCCACACGAACTGCGACCCCGCGCGAAGGCGGTCCTCGAGTTCGCGTTCGCATTCATTGACGAGGATCCACGGCGATCACGGCTGTTGATCGAGCTACAGACCGCCGAGGCGCTCGTCGAACGGCGTCACGAGATCATCGATGTTCTTGTTCAGATCATGATCGGCCAAGCACGGGCACTACTCGGTGATGCCGCCGGAACCGACGAAAACCTCAGGCTGACGGCGTTGACCGTCATCAGCGGTCTACTTGAACTCGTCACGCAGTGGTATCGACACCAAATCAGCGTCAGCCAAATGGAACTCATCGAGTTCATGACTGCCCTTGTCGTGACGACCACTGACATCAGCGGGGAGTTGGGCCGTCAACTCAAGCCCCGGCGTAAGGGTAGATCAGGACCGAAAGACACTGCTTAGCAGCTGATTACGTGAGCGGCCGGGTGGCTTAGCGGGCGCTTTCGGAGCCTAGTTGTCCAAGGAGTCCGCCAGCGGCCTGGGCGTCGGGGGTCGACGGAGATGTTGACGAGCGCGGAGTTGTCGCAGTGTCGAGCACAATTCGTAAATCGGTCAGGGTTGCGGGTCGGGCTT
This genomic stretch from Mycobacterium paragordonae harbors:
- a CDS encoding SDR family oxidoreductase, whose amino-acid sequence is MSEPTKKITVIGATGLIGRQLVPLLSKAGHEVTEATRASGTDVLTGEGLDNALVGADVVIDVINSATPEDSSEAFFTQTSANLSAAAAKAGVGHYVVLSIVGADVLAADAGYMRGKIAQETAAASSGLPWTVLRATQFHELAEPITDSLTVADEVRAPVALIQPIDSAEVTAILARIATGKSLNAIHNIGGPQKMSFADMVRAVLFHQSRTLDVVEDPSATYSGLHIDETTLVTDDDAELGTMRLADWLARR
- a CDS encoding RND family transporter; amino-acid sequence: MDSDGATTETLESPRSCPTGGSPSRESTGEYSTRLAALGAFAVRHKTLVIGAWIGVAVILAVVFPQLETVVRQQSIQLLPNDVASFRAVDDMAAAFNERGAKTTVVVAMEDPAGLTPSARQRYDTVVSKLRADRAHVLLVQDLLADPITRTGVVSTDGKAWFLPVGIAGTLGDPKSAASVDAVRATVASVFAGSATTAHVTGPAATFHDQIAAGEHDALIVSVVTAVLIALILLLVYRSMFTALLPLLVIGVSVAVARGVLSALAQFGVPVSQFTITFLVAILLGAGTDYTVFFISRYHEQRRQNVDPEQAITHACGSIGRVILASAATVALAFAAMVFARLSVFKGVGPACAVAVLIGFLATVTLLPPVLALAAKRGIAEPRADLSRRYWNRVAVVVVRRPGRLLAASLVVLLALAGVVAGMRITYDDRAGQPANTGSNLGYQLLDRHFPKDTVLNEFLLVRSSTDMRTAKGLADLDELASRVAQLPGVKRVSGVTRPTGKRLDEAQLSWQNGQIGDRMAGAVADGQAHRDDLAKLTNGADQLAAGLGQLDTTLRRALAPLTGLLSQAQNAGQQLQNARPLLQQLDATAPSLDQAVRSGAGLRTLAERAATAIAVIEPLVQSLDASPWCATTPECTQLRDETRVLVTLRNGGFFDQIASLSDQFSQNASLASTLTGIHSAATTMQQTLGAAGNPADLVGNVHRLQDGVSRLAAGAQALATGVRTLADSNIQLLGGMSKIATQLQNSARATSGSDSAAGFYLPPDALGDRRFGDLARQFVSPDGRTARFAIASSFDPYSADAMALNRTIVDTANAARPNTSLANTVISMVGFPAVNSDLQHLLSNDFNRLATATLLVVGIVLILLLRALVAPLYLLGTVVLNYFAALGLGVLVFQYGLGHDIAWPVPLLAFILLVAVGADYNMLLVSRLREESTSNMRVGVLRTVANTGSVITSAGIIFAASMFGLMIGSVGMMIQAGFIIGCGLLLDTFVVRTVTVPAIATLLREKSWWPHR
- a CDS encoding TetR/AcrR family transcriptional regulator; translation: MEAVLDAIAEHGVGNLRVRAISARARLNDRYFYESFPDCQALLLATFDDQFHRALTGIMATVADSPHELRPRAKAVLEFAFAFIDEDPRRSRLLIELQTAEALVERRHEIIDVLVQIMIGQARALLGDAAGTDENLRLTALTVISGLLELVTQWYRHQISVSQMELIEFMTALVVTTTDISGELGRQLKPRRKGRSGPKDTA